CACCCCCGCTACAGCAGCGACGACGACGCGCCGCTCACTCTCTACAGGTCAGTAGCATTATGCTGAGTCAGATACctttgttttgattttaatttcatttggCTAACATGGCAAAGGTTTCTTGTGTACTTATATACTGACGTATTTCTGTCTGTTATATGAATGTCGTGTGTTTATCATTACCTAATGAAATCTTTCCGTGTAACCTATGTATTGCGTTTAGATTgcaaatattcataaaaattaaaaataaattattatttacagacAAAGACAAGAAGAGAATGTGGACGACGGGGCTGGCCCGTCAAATCCTAggagaaataaaagtaaaaaggtAAGTTTAATCATGTTTAATATTGTATCTAAAAAAAAGAGTTCTTGTGTTCAAGTCATGTGGTAAAATTGTCGGGGTCACCACTTTTACCCCTATCTATTGTGACGAGTTCATTATCCTCATTTAGCTTctaaggtgggccattatgcgtgaaatacctatggggtgactagctattaagccacccaagctcatACCAGAAAGCTAGTAGGCGACCTAGGTTGCTCATGACTTTCCGGAGGAACCCCGGAGATCCGAGGGTTTTTGATCGTAGTGTCTCCACGCCTCTGCAATTTAACAAGACATGGGAGGCTTTTTCATCTTCCTCGATTCAACTTCTGCAAGGAGTGGCAGTATGCGGattccacgcgttacaatgaTTACTTGTATGAACCTGTGCAAGGCTATCCCGCGTACATTATCGAATTAGcctgctgttaaaaacagccttacCCCTATCCAGGGTCATCACTAAAATGTCTCCACATATTACCCCACAGGGCCGAGTTAGATTAAGAGCGCGGCGCACTCCCACCCGCAAGTATAACGAGGACAGTGAAGAGGACAGTATAGCGGCCATCAGCAAGCGAATGCGCGGCGCGGCCGCCCCTAGACTGGCGCAGCTACTGGCCAACCGGCGCGCTACACAGGTACAGTGCTGGCTATCTATAGTGAGACAGTGAAGAGGACAGTATAGCGGCCAGTAGCAATCGACTGGCCCCCGACTGGCGCAGCTACTGGCCAACCGGCGCGCTACACAGGTACAGTGCCGACTGTCTATGTGTATACTATCCATAATGGAGAGGACAGTATAACGGCCATCAGTTTGCGATAAAGGGTGTAATTTCATCAGATAACTTCCCAAAAGCTGCTGGAATAGTTCTTGGTTACCATACATTGACAGTGAATAGGACAGTATAGTCACGGATTCGCTCAGTGAATTACCATCAGACCTACACAGATGTAGTGTTTGTCTACATGGATTTGCTTCTTCTCTTAGTGATTTAAAAGGAAGCTTTATACCTACGTACTTACCAAGTactatatatacttatatttttccccgaaATTACCAAGGGAAAACCTTTTAGGGCAAAGTGAAGCTAGTAAattatgtaagaaataatgCTGTATTTTGTCCACCAGGGTGCGCCACCGTCGCTGCCGCACACGACGGACCACAACTACTACAACGGACACGCGCCCGCGCACAACGGTAGAGTACTGTATACCCACACTCATACATACCATTATACTGTAGCACtatagtctgtttttttatctcacATACGATATGAGccctatgacagctgtcaaaatatacatatactttcAGATCCCCATAGGTCGTCACGCCGTACAGCATCACCTTATGTAACTCGTCGTCTAGTATTCCGTCCACGATGTATTTTATAGCGACGTAGTCGGGCATCTTGCCTCGCTTGCCGAGCTCTTTCATTAACAGTCCACCCGAAGATCTCGGCGTTGTCCTCGACCTCCTGCGCCCACCGTGTTGCGGAATCGGTCTGGTCGCACCCACTGAACTTAGCTACCAGCTCCTCCGTGTACGTGAGCGGTCCTGATGTTCCGACTGCCTCCCCGTCATCTCCCGTCGTCGTCCGTGGCATCTTCTTGTCGTCGTCGTTACGTCTTAAAATGGTATATGTTCAGACCTGAAGGCGTTGTGAAGCGAAGAAAAATTTTCTTGTAAAATTTGCAACTGTCAGTCTTGTTCTTTTTATATAAATCCGTCTTCATCCGCCGTAATCTccgagatttttttaattttatttatcccggacgagcccccaaTTTGTAGGAATTAAATCAGATGTTGTATTTATcacttttattatataatggtcaaaataaaataaagaaatatgaaATCGTCTTTACGTCTTTATACGTCTTTCACACTCTGCTTTCACTCTATGCTCCTCTGTTATTCGTCGTCATGGATACTTCACCTTGCGTTCTGTTCCACTcccacatatatatatatatatctagtTAGAATTTCTGACTTTgatgtttatctatttatatattttatttaacattatatttaaatataccctttttttaaaaaccacttaatgttatatttattgatttatattAGCTATGCGTAATATTAGCAAGTTCAGCTTTCCTGCCACTATCCACTAATGTAGTTTTTCTTCTAAacatgatttttatattttagttttagttaagaTTAGTTTTATATCCGACCTCGgctaaaacttaaataattataagtgaATCCTATCATTGGCCATACTTTTTGTAATCAATTCTACTACTATAATCTACTAAATGTAATCGCTGTTGGattttaataaagataaaataaaaataaaaaataaataaaaataaaaaatacatacgttttatgtaatattttggGTTTGCAAAGGAAAATTTACTCTGTTCACTATAATAGGCATAAGAATCGGTCGATCAAATGACATAGGACTCGTGCTATAttttaaagtctgttttttaatgtcagatactaaattgacagactGTGAGCGGTTCGTCagcagtcgattgtcccgccaatagaacgatacttAACTTAGCTGTCATAGGCTCATACTGTAATTTACAATGCATGTATTATAACGCGCTCGGATAATATACAATATGAACATGGTTGCCGTTGCCAGAAATGAGTGAAGGGAATGAAGTTAAACAactacaacaacaacaacaactatgtactttatatatttttaagccCTAgcttcaccatactctgttagatcataataGGGGATTCATTGTtgatttttgacacatctgtcaagaattgaatatggagatgacgtataattgaggACATTACagtaacaggggtgttaatgatctaacagactatggtgaaactggggctaAGCTATAAAAGTAGTCACCAATCACTCATCTCATTTATATTAAGGGTCACTTACCAAACGCtatacgtatttaaaattgtatttaaatacattttgtactaactgacagacgtttgacaggctactaaatacgtttagcgtttggtgaaattccacctaagtttctttgttttaattaattttcttattaatgtTTAATACTAAGTGTAATTTGCAGGTGAACCCAGCGGCGCGGCCGAGCAGCCAGTATCGATATCTTCGCGAGGTCGAGTGAGGAAACTCACGGCTAAAGCGAGAATGCTGCGAGAATAAACCACAGGATGTAAGGTGTTACAGTGTACGGTCAGGAAAAGAgatacagtccaactataaagtcatgaaaacggaaatggatTCCAACAATTTGTTTAAACCGGTATTTATACGATTTATTTAAGCACAAATCTGTTAAAAAAGGTTATCAATTGGGAATTTATTGACTGACAATCAAGAATCACAATAAGTTTCAAGGCTCTttgttttcaggactttatagttttactatatgtaggtatgcctCCCTAGCGCGAATAGTTTGATGCTAAAACTCATGTGTGGAAGATAGATGAATCGAATAACATTTAACGATAAATAGAATCAATCTCGATAAGttcagtattttttcttttacgATACGTGACAGTGGCTTCACTGCATAATAAAATTCAAGTGTTTGCGATGGGGATacatatctcttttgctgGCTATACATTGGCAGCGGATGTGGTTGCAGCAgaccattttaaaaagtaatattttttttgtttttttcgatATGAGGGGCGGTTGTCAGGCAACccagtttaaatttaatgcgGGCAAAACTTACATTAACCCACCGGAAGATGTTATTAAAGTTGCGTACAGACCgtccaaacgaacgccaacgtacgggtttcgttgaccttcgttgctgcaatctgccctgtaatatgtatgataaatattcatcgttgggcgttcgttgggccggtctgtaagCACTTTTAGAAGACGAATAATAAATGCAATTTTAGCTTCAAGTATTTTTAGACCAGGTGTCGCTTgcattcataatattaattattacttattagttGAATcactacagtcgtcgaaatataataggcccgtttggacagctacacaaattttctatttactcttgatttacttgatgaaatacataaaaagacaccataatctggcttattatttaacggccgaaagaaaaaagaacttttaaagcaccaaaagttacttattgtttagattttttatgatttagatttgacaccagctgtcatcccatacattttctagctgtccaaacgggcctattatatttcgacgactgtactTTATTAGTTGAatcactatttttttatttcacggACTTTACAAGACTTGCTCAAAATGtattttcagtatgaattctCTTTGACATTCTagtttacttttatttcaatgTGTTTTGTTCTTATTGaattaactaaaaaaaactttgacaGTCATTCATCGTTAGTAAAGATGAATATTAGTATCAATTAAATCCgctgagttttttttattataataattataatttactagacaatttttaatttatattgtaattattaattgtacTTAAGCATATCTAATGAATTAGGCATTATGAAATGGTCTCGATTATTATAATAGCTAGATTTAGTTTAGCCTGTTTCACAAAGTCTGGATTAAAGTTAACCaactaatatattattataaaagtttttttatcatttctcTAGACATTGCAAAACAGGCTGTtagttgaatttttttctgtttaccTTTTTAGTACCTGGCCTTTTGTAGAAAGGGGAATAACATTATTTCCtgactttgttttttttctactaTTCGActaagaaaattaaattttaaattgtattatattgtaaaaaacGTGTTGAATAAACCACCGGCGTTGTGATTGTAGAAACTTAATTAATCAATGTCCATTTTTAAGGTTAGACTGGATAAATTTACTCTTAGCAATAGGCTATGGCACTTCTTATTCCTgcagggctagcacggggcgcatttaaggcGTGACAAAGGTTCTccatcgcgctcgctcttgacgCTGCGCGTTGTGAGTGAGCgcaatgcaaaacttttgtcacgtcttaaatgcgccccgtgctagcccttctggttaCCTAGGGAAACTAAGTTGAAGCAAAGCGTAAGAAAAGCTAGttcttattaaatataaattttcgttataaaaaagttacttttGATGTATTATACTCATAGGTCCCTATCTTGTAAGAGTTGTAATGAATCTAAGAATCTTCGCCCAAATGTAAATCTCTGTAttgaatattttcatttattcatgACTATTTTTCTGTACTTTTAcactaatataattaaagCTACAACTGCCGTAAATATGTGTCCTAGAGCTCGTTAGAAATGAATGCCTATCttactaaattaataatatttaaatcgtatacctacatacttataaaCTGCATTCATTCTTACTTggcacaaaataatatataatgaaTCTTTCTGTgtcttttatttgaatttatttaaaagctattaaaataaaacattaaaaccaattaaatacttactagcTTAAGCTTAGTTATagcttacttaaaaaaaaaaagccacaaagattgtttaagCCAAGTAAGAATGAATACATTATAGGCGGTTCTCAAACTGCCACGCATCTCGCTGCATGTGGCATGAATGCGTATATGAAGTTCATATACGCATTATGAACGATGATTACGTATAAGGTATAAATATCTCCTTTTGTATAGAAAACACGCACACAGAAAACGCAACGTAATGTGGGCAGAGTGAGAAGTTGAGAAACgccttaagctgcgtacagaccggccaaacgaacgccaacgaacgggtttcgttgaccttcgttgctgcaatctgcccttgatatgtatgataaatatccatcgttggccgttcgttgggccggactgtacgcagctttacctTTCGATTCGATTCAAGTAACAActgttaataaaacaaaaaatatatttgactGAGCATTTGTAAACCAGTGATAAAATTGAAGTGAGCTAGAGCGAAGTACCAGAagttattaagttattattgaaacaaaaaatgaGTTCTGGTGTAGAAAATGTAGTTTAATTTTAGTGTACAAATGACGTGATATAGGTCTAAGTCTTAAAATGTCGACTTGATACCAAAACGATTAATAAAAACCATATTTTGTAACAGattttctcgttttatttttctaagaaAACTCACTTGTTGTAGTCAGCTTCGTAGCTActacttttgtaccttgtcaaactttaaccacgtatttatttattcaaacatTTGACGATTTGTTAGTTTGATAAGGCTCACAAGTttttaactacctacttatgtcagctgcataagtagctgtacacttttgaaccttgtcaatctaacaaaccgcctatccatACATTAAAGCATTGACGGTTcctcagtttgacaaggtacagaagtgtataacaacttatgcagctgaccgtacttaGGGATTCGCAGTTCCTGCACCCAGTTTTCGGTGGGGTAATACCAAGTTAGTCCTAAGAGGGAATTCCCTCCCTCCAACATAGGTGTTTTGTAAGGTTATTGGTATTCGAACCCGAAATCTAATCATAACAtggtttttttctaaatttcgGACATAGCAGCGCATGTACCGCTAGGTAGCGACTCTCCCGAGCAATACggcggtcgaatggcgtagtggttagtggccctgactgctataccgaaggtcccgggttcgattcccggctggggcagatatttgtactcgggtcttgggtgttgatatttatatttaatatttatgtatttgtgtagatatatcagctgtccgatacccataacacaggtcctgcctagcttggggtcggatggccgtgtgtgagatgtccccacatatttatttataatacagcGACTTATCGTTCAGAAAGCTAcaatttacaaattaaaaaacattattatataaaaacaaacaatttattCTCTTAATGTAATTATTCTAATTGAGATCGCAAAGTGGACGGAATTCGCTTGGGAAATCGTGAATCACTCATATTATACGTACGTCCTAAACCATAACTTACTAAATCtaattacataatatctaGGCTCCTATTTTGTAACATTAGGGAGattgaatattaaaactttttgTAAACTAGGTATATACTTAAACCTTTCCCCCCTGCTTCACCTACCGAAAGTGTGATAAGACACAATCCAATCCAAAGCTCATTTCCCTGCTAACAGCAGAGTTAGACTTCTGACACCCGCTTCTCCACATTTATGTGTTATTAATCAGCAGTAGTAGACTCCACGGCCCCTAGTCCCGGGCAGCCAGCAGCCCGCGCAGCGCCAGCGTCTCCTGCCGCAGCCGCCACGTGTCTCACTGCcagcgtgtgtgtgtgttagtgTACTAGTCAGCATTGGTAGACTCCAGGCACCTCTATTCTACAAGGCGGCTACCAAATGGCAAGCGCTCCGAGGGGTACAGCCAAAGATCagcggaagtggcggacgttatTGGAGATCTTCTGCGCCTTTAAGGTGTCATAGGACTGCAACAACAGCAGTGGTATTCTCCAGACACCTACTCCCGCTTCGCCCACAGGTATGTTGTTATTGTTTCTGTATTAATCAGCAGTAATAGACTTAGAGCCCACATTAGAGTCCTTATCGGTTCACTTTAATCAGCAGTAGTAGACTCCAGACACCCTCTCTTGCCTTCTTGTGACTGTATTAATCAGCAGTAGTAGACTCCACGGCTACCCCTTCATCCCGAGCGGCCAGCAGCCCGCGCAGCGCCAGCGTCTCCTGCCGCAGCGCCGCCACGTGCGCGCGCAGGGACGCGTTCTCCTGCTCCAGGAGGCACGCGCGCCACGCTATCTGGTGGGGAGAGGGGGGAACTGGTGAGTTACAATACAAGATAGTGGATGGTGCCGAACGTGGTAGGCTATCTTTGCAACGGTTAAACACGAGCTTGAAGTCTCtctgaaagatcgcatccgcAAAGAATTAAGTGATCagacagagaactaaagttattaccgacatagctcaaACCACTAAGTAAGCTTAAGGGCAAATCACAGTCATATCTGTCGAAGATTTATCCGATGTGGAGAATGTGTTCTGGATTGGAGATCGccactaggcaaacgtagtgtaggacgccctccggcttgATGGAGGTGGCTGGTAATGATTTGATGTGAAAATCTATTTGGCCTATTTGATCGCATTCTGTGGCATGCTGTGGGAGTGGCCTACAtctagcagtggactgctataggctgctgatgatgatgactctataattataaagtctgttttttaaattactttaattatttaagacgaccgaatggcgtagtggttagtgaccctgactactgagccgatggtcccgggttcgattcccggctggggcagatatttgtttaaacacagatatttgttctcgggtcttggatgtgcccgtaaaatggcaataggcccgccccctattacattgggactaacataacactctggcgaaaagtgggtgcagcaatgcacctctgcctaccccgcaagggagtacattagtacaaggcgtgagtgcgtgtttttttttttctgtttttttaatctcagatactgaattgacagattctgaacggttcatcaacagtcgattgtcccgcgattgagtgaaatgaaatgtatgaaatgaaatcgtttattggcgggacaatcgactgttgatgaaccgttcagaatcagtCAATATAGTACTTATCtcagattaaaaaacagactctACTAACCTGGTCCTCCCTAATCCGCCTCGCGTCGCGGCTCTTCTTAGCCGCCTGGTTGTTGCGCCGGCGCCGCTCGAAGTACTTGTCGTCCTTCAGCTCGGCCGGGATTGGTCGCTtctcgccgcgccgccgcgtcTCCTCGCAGGGGGGGGTTAGCACTGGGCGGAGAGTTGTTATTGTATAGTCCGAATCATGAAACAAGATCGAAATGGCTGAACTTACCTATATCCCGTTACACGGGGAAAAACATCTATcaaaacccttattacattcgaataagcgtagtttttgtttgtatcagagtcgtgagcacaagtttcgatcctccgttaacgttgcgtatcgtcaactgtcactgtcaaaatgtaaggcaaacttagttccaaaagtgacatttgttttgaccatatgttaggtggaatttcaccaaacgctaaacgtatttagt
The Plutella xylostella chromosome 24, ilPluXylo3.1, whole genome shotgun sequence DNA segment above includes these coding regions:
- the LOC105395747 gene encoding nuclear factor interleukin-3-regulated protein-like produces the protein MDPRSRVLCEEAALRLLQSYNHFLVPPDVHSVISPLLGGLPPPCVPYCQHRPAPPPPAPPMLTPPCEETRRRGEKRPIPAELKDDKYFERRRRNNQAAKKSRDARRIREDQIAWRACLLEQENASLRAHVAALRQETLALRGLLAARDEGVAVESTTAD